Below is a genomic region from Prolixibacteraceae bacterium.
ATATGCATCTTCGATAACACATGGAATGTATATTCTGTTAACCTTAAGAGCAAACAAAATATTGGTGACTTTAGAATGGAGCAAGTATATAATGATATGGGAAAAGAGGCATATATGCCTACCCAGAACAAGATATATCTTGATATCTCATACCTTGGCGCAAAGCTTAAGATTGACTATGTATCTTCTATAAAGTATAATAGTGTTGAACTAAACAACAACCTAAAACAACCATACCTCTTAGAGAAATACTATGCTCAAATGCAAGCACAAGAGGATGCAGTCGCACAACAGAAAGCCGAGAATGAACAGGTCTCAAAAGAACAAAAGAAGCTCGACGAACTTTTAATGAAAGAAGATCTATCTCGTAGAGATCTTGTACGGATCTCAAAGCTATCAAATAAAATTGATCGACAAGAGAGAGCAAAAGAGAATGGCACAAGCGATAAACCGTCTCTTGAAGTTGTCGATAACCACCACATCAAGGTAGATACACTTGCTTCTAAAAAAGGAGATGAATTCTGGAAGCAGAACCGATCGATTCCTCTATCTATTGAACAGAAAACATATGTTGCGAAACAAGACTCTATACAATCATTGGCATTAGCGACAAAGAGTGACGATGACAAAGAGAGTAAAGATGAAGAACCAGGTGTCGTAGGTAGAATCTTAGGATCAGTAGTTCACCTCAACATCTACAAAAGTAAAGATGATAGCGTACAGTTTGCTTTTACAGGTGTGTCCAATACAGTAGAGAACTTCTTCAATCCTGTAAACGGATGGATGTTGTGGACAGGTCTTAGATACGACAATGATTACAAGAGAATAAATTCTAAACTTAAAGTGGGGTATGGTTTCTCGTCCAAAAGTTGGATGTTCTCTTGGAACGGAACCAAAGAGTACAATTGGAGACGTAGAGGAACCTTCTCTTGGGACGTTGGATCAGTAACACGTGACTTTAAAGGAGACGATGGAATGAATGTTTTTGTGGATGAAGTCACAGCCCTATTCTTCAAAGACAATTATCGTCGTTTTTATCAATCTGACTACATCAGCTTAAACAATCAGATAGATATCACAAATGGTTTGGTGTTTAAAGCGGGTCTGAAATATGAGTCTCGAAAACAACAGCAGAATAACACCGACTACTCTTTTTTCAAGAAAGATGATCCATATCACTCTAACACCCCTGAAAATGGGGATATCACACCAGATATGCTAGCCGACTCCGATGCAAGTGGATACACTGTAGAATTAAGTTATACACCTAGAATGTTCTATCGTTTAGATAAAAAAGATAAGCGCAAACGCCATTTAGGATCAAACTATCCAACATTCACCGTTGGATTCAAACAGAACATTGCTATCGATGCATTAGATACAGAAAGCAAGTACAAGCACCTTTGGGGGGAGATCAAACAACAGGTTGAAACAGGATATGATGCATCATTTAACTATACTGTATCAGGAGGAAAACTATGGGACGTATCTCATTTCTCTGAATTCAATAGTTTCCGTACCCAAAGGGTCCCTTTCTCTATCACGCAATTTGATCCATCAAACATTGGATTCATGATACCAAAGGACTATTCACTAAACGAAAAAGAGTGGTACTTTAACACATTTGTTTCCTACGAAACACAATATATTCTATTAAAATATCTACCCTATCTTAACAACACACTGATGAAAGAATCGATCTCTGTAAATTATCTTAAGAGTGGCCTTCACGAAAACTATGTGGAAGTAGGGTATAGTCTAAATAACATCTTCTTATTTGGCTCTCTCGGCGTCTTTGCTGGCTACGAAAAAGGGTACAATCCAAGATATGGTGTTAAGGCAAGCTTTAAATTCTAACGCCTCTTGAAAAGTACAACACAACATAACTTCTGTAATTTTTAGATTCCATTTAAACCGTACGGTTTAAAAAATCGGGTAGATGGCTGGAAGATATTTAATCTTCCAGTACACCTCCCACACCACCGTACGTACGGGTCTCGTATACGGCGACTCCCTAAATCACGACTTTACTTTCTGATAATAATCACTTAGCGTAATATAGCCTGCCTTCTCCAAATTCTTATTCGTTATAGTCGTTTGTAGAATTGGACTCTTTGAAATGAAATGCGCCAATACTTTTTCCTCGTATTAGCATATTCATACGCTTTGCTCTTCAAAACTCCGATCAAATATGCCGCATGAAATAATGATAATTCGCCATCGGGTTAACACTTACCTTTTCGTAGTTCTGTTATTAAAACTTTTCGATGAAATCTGAGATAATCTTTTAAGGATTCCACCTGCATCTCATCAACTCCATGACTCCCTTTATTTCGATAAACCTGTAAATAAGCCTTATTTAGGTTATCTGATTCTAGGACTCGTTCTAATAAATTATCTGTTGTAATGGTCGTTTTCATAATGGCTTCAGTTATCCCATTGAAAGTGTGCGCTCTTGAGTTATTATCGAGTTCCGCTCTACCTTCACTCAAGTAGCTATCTTCCGATATTTTCTGCATTGATCCCTTCATTAGGTAACAGTCTGTATTATGAACAATTTAAGATTCAGTCCTTCCTGTAAAGTGGATACAGTACTATGACCTCGGCTGACTTCTCACAGTTAACTTTTTGTGAATGGACAGGAAAAAAATACACTGTATCCATCTGTGAGACCTCCCATGGTAAGGAAATTAACTTTCACTCCATCTATCCGCCACATCTACGGTATAAACTCCGTGTAGAATTCGGACTTCACTTTGTTTGGCAAGCTTATCCAGTTATATACCGCCTAATGAGATTCGTATACCTCGGATCAGAGTTTTGCATACGGCTTCCTTCAGGTTATACCTCACGATAAGCACCCTTGCCTTCTGCTAGGTGGTTGGCTCTACAAACCTCCACTACGGACTTGCACCGATTAGTTAATTTACATGCATGGCACACCAATAAAAGGGAAATGATCTTCTGATCTGTTTCCCTTTTTTTATAAGCTATAATACCCCATCTACCCTCAAACGAGCGACAGCCATGCACACGATACCATCTACCCTTCATTCAAGAGTATCATCATAGTAATAACAAGCTTGACGGTGTAAAATTAACTCTGTCTAAATTTTCTTAAATTAGTATACATGGAAAGAGTTGATTTAGAAGATGTAAGAATTAAAGCTCTCATCCCCCCCTTTTTGCTACACCAACTTGGGACCTCTTAACTACCTACTTATACCCTGATAGGTATAAGGAAGTACGGAGGAGGTAGCTAAGAGGTCTATTTTACACCGTCTTTACACTACCGTTTACCGTTTTTTAAATAGAAATAATGGTGCTGTCACTAAACATATCTCTGTATATTATATGCATTATTGATTATCCATCTCCACAAACAATACTCTTCAATAGTGTATCATGAAATAATTATCGATTACAAGAGTAATACTCTATTTCAGAATAATAGTATAAAGTGAAACATTTTTCAGTTATAAAAGTAATACTCTATTTCAAAATAATAGGGACCATAAACGATAATTATTTACCGTATATGGTCCCTGTGTAGTCGCTATTAAAAGCGACTACTTTAAGTACTATTACTATTCTATATGATTACAAGTTCCAGTTGTCCTCAATAATCTTTTTAAGGTCAGGATAGTTGTTATCCTCTTCATTAAGTGCCTTACGTTTGTTTTTCAGACGGACTTTTAGATCTTTGATAACTGAAGCATATTTAGGGTCATCATATCGATTAACCATTTCGCCTGGATCTTTCTGCAGGTCGTAGAATTCCCATGCTACTGGCGTTTGATATTTAGGCATCGCACTTAAACCTTTTTTTCCTGTTTTTCTTTTCTTGTAATCTTTTCCATAAAAAAGAATCAGCTTATAACGCTTTGTTCGGATACCAAAATGGGCTGGATTACAATGGTGTGCCATATGCATCCAATAGCGATAATAAGTTTCTTGTTGCCATCCATTAGGCTCCTCTCCTGTTTCTAGGATAGACTTAAAGCTGTGGCCTTGCATCTTGCTAGGAACTTTACCACCTGCCATATCAATGATCGTTGGGGCGAAGTCAGTGTTATTGATGATCGCATCGGTCACTGTTTTGGGTTTGATTGTTTTCGGATAACGTACCATAAATGGCATTCTCATAGACTCTTCGTAGATCCAACGCTTATCGATATAGTCATGTTCTCCCAAGTTAAACCCCTGGTCCCCAGTATAAATAATGATGGTATTATCCATTAAATCGTTCTTTTCCAAGTAGTCGAATAGACGTTTTACATTATCATCTACCCCTTTGACACATCTCAAGTAACGTTTAAGATACTCTTGGTACGCTTGGTGTTTATACTCAAGATCAGATAATGACTTATCAGTTCTCATGTGTCGCCCCATATTACGCATTATATTGCGACGGCCTACACTCGTACCGATGGTGTCACGTAGTTGATCATTCACACCACGTGTTGCTACAGACCCATGATCAGGGCAGTAATAGAGACTAGAGGGTTCAGGGATAAAGGTGTCTTCTAAGTAGTCCTTATACTTAGGGTTGAATTCGAATAGATCATGCGGTGCTTTAAAGTGATGCAGTAGTAGAAATGGTTTACTTTTATCTCTTTGGTTCTCTAACCAATCGAGTGAGATATCGGTGATAACATCAGAAGAGTGTCCTTTATAAATTCGCCCTTCAATGTACTCATTCTTATAACCTTTCTTTCCATACTCTTCTCTAGTCACACGATCATTTGATCCTTTCTCTTGAAGAACAGGATCGAAATATCGTCCTTGTCCTGGGAGAACATTGTAATAATCAAAAGCCTCAGGCTTGGTGTGAAGGTGCCATTTTCCAATAATTGCTGTTTGGTACCCTAGTTTTTTCATCTCTAAAGGGAGATACTGTCTTTCGACGGGAAGCTTTGATCCTAGATCTAATGCACCATTGGTTTGACTATACTGTCCTGTAATAATACAAGCTCTTGAAGGAGTACAGATCGAGTTTGTACAGAAGGCATTCTCAAAACGGATGCCCTCTTCAGCGATTCTATCAATCGTTGGGGTTGGGTTTAGAGGGGCTAGACGACTATGGTATGCACCAATCGCTTGGCTAGTATGGTCGTCTGACATAATAAAAAGAATGTTTGGACGCTTACTTTTCTTTTTGGCTATCGCACCAAAAGAAAACATTAGCAGACCTGAAATCAATATCAAGTTTTTCCTATTCATAGTTTATCTTCTTTGTTATTGTTATGGTTTAATTCTCGTTGACAATATTATAGTTTAAAGTATAACATACGTAACACATAACGCCCAATCAATAGCATATACAATGCAATTCAACATACCTTAAATTCAATGCATATAAATATCATACTAGAGGAGTTTCACATTCCCAATATCACATTGGATGTCTAGGGAAAGGTTTATTTTTTAAATCTTTTCTCCTCTATTCTCCACCTGGTACGACTTCAATATATGGTCGATGATTAAAATTAAATATTATTCATAATAGTTTATTATTCAATTTATTTCTAAATTACACATATTCATTTCAATCGATTGAAATGAATGTAACTAAATCTATTTTAAATTCAAACTAATGTAAATAAAAATGAAACATTGTAGATTACAAACCTATGTCCTTGCACTTTGTTTTATGGCTTTCGGTCATATCACACATGGCAAAAAGAAAATAACTACTCCTGAAAACCCAACATGGGAAGAGGTTACGAAGAATTATGAATTTCCCACATGGTTTACAGAGGCCCGCTTTGGTATTTGGCTTCATTGGGGTGCACAAACACAACCATCAAAAGGAGGTGGATGGTATGCACGACATATGTATCAGGAGGATGTTGGTAGAGAAAAATGGGGAAAGAATGCTTATGCATATCACAATAAGACCTATGGTCACCCTTCTGAGGTTGGATTCAAAGATGTTGCCAATGCATGGAAGGCAGAAAACCTTGATGCGAATAAATTAACCAAATATTTTAAGAGTATTGGGGCTAAATATTTAATGGTGTTATCGAGTCATCATGATCACTTCGATAACTTCGCCTCAACATACCATCCTTGGAACTCCGTTAATGTTGGGCCTCACAGAGATATCATTGGAGAGTTTAATAAGGCTGCAAAGAGATATCATATACCTTATTGTGTAAGTTCTCATGATGATCGTTACAAAAGGTGGTGGTTACCAGCGTTTGGTTCTGATAAAAGTGGTCCTAAGAAAGGTGTCCATTATGATGGGTATATGACCAAAGAGGATGGTATAGGCAAATGGTGGGAAGGATTAGATCCAGCAGATCTATATGGGGTACCACCTGAAAAGCGAACTCCAGCATGGCACAAAAAAGTGGACCAAAATTGGTTAGATCGCCATACTGAGTTGGTCACTAAATATGATGTAGACATGCTATGGTTTGATGGTCATGAGTTTCCATATGACAGTTATGGAAAGGAACTATGTCGTAGATTCTACTACAATAGCATGAAGAAGAGTGGCAAGGTTAATGTTGTTGTTGCTGGTAAGTTTCGTAACGAACCTGCGACAGTAAAAGATGTAGAGCGAGGTGGAACCAATGAGATTCTTCGCGTACCTTGGCAAGGAACGCTTACTTTCGGTTCTTGGTTCTACAAAGAAGATAAAGAAATTCGTCATAATACTAGAACGGTTATTGAGAACATGGCGGATATTATCAGCAAAAATGGTAATCTTTTGTTGAATGTAGAGTTATATCCTGATGGTACAATTCCTCCATCACACAAACTTATACTTGATGAAGTGGGACAGTGGATACATACCAATAAGGAGGCTATCTATGCCAGTAAACCATGGAGTGTATATGGAGACAATCTGGGTTCGACCAGAATGGTTTCTAAAGATGGTGGTCAGATTGGAGAAGTTAATTTGGCTGATTTGAAAAAGAACAAGAAGAAAGAACATTTTAATGCACGAACGAAGTCATCTCCAGCATATGGCAATGATGAAGTACGCTTTACAACCAAAGGAGACCACCTTTATATGTTTGTATTGAATCCAGCGGAAGGTGATATCGAGATTCCTTCTTTGGGTTTCGCGTCATTAAAAGATAAAGAAGCAATCCGTTCGATTAAGATGCTTGGAGGGCATAAAGTCCAGTTTAAGCAGAAGCAAGATAAGTTGGTTTTATCAGTACCGAATAAGAGACCAAACAACTATTGTGCAGTATTTAGAATTGATGGATTGCTATAGTTTAAGTGTTTTGAGATAGAGGTATTCTAAATTTAACTTAGAGACTCTCTGTGATATTAACACGATGAACCTCATAAAGGTTGGGGGGGAGTATTGGAAGGTTCGAGTAAATATTTCAGTACTTCTGCCCTATTCACATCACCTATTTTATTTGTGGTAAGATGTAAAAAAAGAAGGTGTTCTTCCCACGATATGAGGAAGAACACCTTTATTTTTTATCTATATCAGCAGTGATACCAATTAAATTATTTCATCATTCAATTGGTATGTTTGCCAATCGTAGATAAACCGATTAACGTTTTAGGACATGTACTGATCCATCTTTAAAGGTAAGACGTATTAATAGCAGCGATGTCTCTTTACATGGAATAGCTACCGTAGTGCTATTGCATTCATGTTCGTAAAGCTTTATTCCTAATATATTAAACGCTTCTACTCTCTTAAGGTCATCCGCATTGTCAATATGGATAACACCATCTTTCACATAGGCTTTCACATCAGCAGATGTAGATAGATTGACATCCGTTGAGATCTTCCCCATTCTGAACTGCGACCATAGGGCGTGTGCTCTGTAATCGCTAATGGCTCTATTAGGTACAGTCAATAGTATATCTCCCACCATCGACATATCAAAACTATTATTGTATAGTGTTGGAGGAGTTACGGCATCACATATCACCTGATCAATAGACCATAAGCCATCGAATATCTCTGCCGGTACTTCAGTAAGAGTAGAAGGGAGATGGAGGGTACCCATTGTCTCATAGAATGTGGTTTTCTGACCAACACAGAACTTTAGTACTTTGTAAGCTTTCTCCCCAAATCCAATACCATAATCATCTACTTCATTAATCATATATGCTCTTGTCTTGTAGTCGATAGATGTGATGCCCTCTTGGAAAGTTACATCAGATAAGTATGGACAAGATGCAAAAGCTGCAAAGCCGATCGACTTGATGGTATTCGGAATGACTAGATCTCCTCTAAGTTCTCCACAAGAGTAGAAAGCAGCTGGTCCAACCACTTTGATATGGTTCAAGAAGCTAACGAATCCACCCATATTGTAACAGCCTGCAAATGTAGCTAGTCCAACAGTCTCTAATCGAGCCTGGTCACCTATAATCAATTCTCTGATGTTCTGACAGTAGTAGAAAGCGAAGTTATCAATAGTTTTAATTTTGGATGGTGAGGCAAATCTAAGTACACCATTTAATCCTTTACATTGAGAGAAAGCAAATTCACCAACTCGTTCCACGCCTGCTGGAATAGTTAAGCTTCCTGACAATCTAGTACAACCATGGAAAGCCTCATCATCGATCAAAGTCAAAGCAGAATTGTCTCCAAAATTAAGGGGCCCATTAATTCCTGTACATTGACAAAATGCATAAGCACCGATTGATGCTACAGTCGAAGGAATATTAATGGCTCCAGTCATCTCGATACAGTTATCGAAAGCGAAATCTTCGATAACTCGTAGTTTGTTCGGGAATATCACTTCTCCTTTAAGTGCATTAGCAACTGCTGCACCACTCGACCTTTTGGCCGACTCACTGAAAGCCCTATCACCAATTGCCAAGACATCTTTACCATTAATTTGGTTTGGAATAGCTAGACCATCATTAGGAAGAGTTCCTGTGAAACCTGTAATTTTTAATCCCTCTTCATGGATAGATCCATTATCATAAGTATAAGCTTCCGTCTTCCAAGCAAAGGAAGGTGTTACCACTGTTTTCAATGAAGCAAATTCACTCCAACCTGTCGCTTTAGCATAAGTGATTTTACTAGGAACGTCAAGTTTCGCATTTGCATATACATCTGAAGTAAACAGAGCAACTTCAATCCTAGGAGGAAGAGGGTTTGCAGAGGTGATAGCGGTGATTTTTGTACAACCATCAAAGATCCCTGTGTCTATAGAAACGACGCTGTTACCAAATGTAACGTTCTTCAATGTGTTCGGCAACGAACTGTCTTGATTGAAGAGTGCATTATACTCATTAGTACCTGTAACATGTCCTTTATCACCTCTATTGTCCACCAAATACTTCACCACCGTTTTATCAACGAACTCCACTCTTTTGACTCCATCAGGAATCGTTAAGGAGGTAATATTCGTTGCATGGAAAACACCGAAACTTAGCTTCTGAAGTGTATTAGGTAGGATGACCTCATCGGCTAGTGCACTACAACCTGAGTAAGCACCACCACCGATCTCAGTTACTCCTGTAGGGATCTCTAGAGTTCCTGAAATACTAGCGCAGCCTGCAAAGCTCATGTGACCAATTTTAGTCAATTTAGAACCTGCGGCAAAAGTGAGAGCTGTGATATTCTTACAGTTTAAGAAACTGACATCCCCAATCTCTGTAATAGAGGCAGGAATATGTAGTGTCCCTGTTAAATTTGTACTTCCAAGAAATGCACTCTTCTGGATTATCTCAACGCCTTCAGAGATCGTTAGTGTTCCATTTAAACCAGTACAGTAACCGAAAGAATATGGCTCCAACTTAGATACTCCAGAAGGAATTGTCAAATCACCAGTAAAGCCAATACAGTCTTGAAATGCTTCATGAGCGATTATTTCCAATGATGACGGTAGATTAATCGACCCCGTCATATTAGCACAGCCTTTAAAGGCCTTGTATTTAATCGTTTTCAACTGTGATCCATTCTCAAAGATAAGTTGTCCTGATAATCCAGTACAATCTTTGAATGAAGACAGACCAATGGATACCACTGTGGCTGGAATCGTCAGGTCTCCTGTTAGATTACGACATGAACTAAAAACTTGATCTTCGATAACCCTTAAACGATTAGGGAGTATCAATCGTCCTTTTATCTTCGATGAATAGCTAAAAGCTAGATCACCGATAGCCAATACAGGTTTCCCATTAATCGTATTTGGAATGGTAAAATCATCCGTAACTTGTTTACCACTATATCCAGTAACTTTTAACCCCTCTTCATGGGTTGTTCCATTGTCAAACACATATGGCTCTGTCTCCCAATTTGAATTTTGAAGGACACTCTTTAATGCCTCAAATCTCTTCCAACCATTAGCTGTGGCATACTGCTTAGGTGTAGGAACTGTTAGGCTTGCTACTCTATATACCTGCGAAGAGAAAAAGTCATTATGAATTGCTGGAGGGGTAGTGTTACGACTCTCTATCTTTCTTATATTTGGACAGTTATTAAATAGACCAAGGTCTAAAGAGTTAAGGTCACTACCCATGATTACTTTGTCCATAATCATAGGGAAGGTATTGATCTTAGCACTTAAATTCTTAAAGACAAGTGTTTGTGTAAAGAAATCTCCTAGTATATTTTCATTTAAGGATTTCTCAAACGTAGATTTATCTATATACTCAAGTCTTGTCACACCATCAGGAATTGTTACAGAGCTAAGCTTTGTAGCCTCAAATGCACCAAAACCAAGAGCTTCAATTCCTGTTGGTAAAGTGATATCCACTGGTAAGTTCATACAACCGAAGAAAGCTGCTCCTCCGATCTTAGCGACACTATTTGGCAGATCGAATGTACCAGACAATTGACCACAACTAGCAAAAGCCATGTGACCTATTTGAGTTAAATTGGATAATGAAGCAAACTCTAGACGGGTTAAACCAAAACAACCCATAAATGCACCCGTCTCGATTTGGTGAACAGTCGATGGAATTGTTAATGTTCCAGATAAGCTACTACACTCTAAGAATGCTCCATCCTTAATCTGTTCTACACCCTCAGACAGGGTTAATGATCCTTCTAAAGAGGAGCAGTAAGCAAAGCTCAACGCTCCTATTTCGTGAACACTTGCAGGGATAGTTAGATTACCTGTTAACCCACTACAAGCAAAGAAGGCCTGCTGACCAATCTTTGTAAGGCTTTGTGGCAATATCAAATTACCAGTCATGCTAC
It encodes:
- a CDS encoding alpha-L-fucosidase codes for the protein MKHCRLQTYVLALCFMAFGHITHGKKKITTPENPTWEEVTKNYEFPTWFTEARFGIWLHWGAQTQPSKGGGWYARHMYQEDVGREKWGKNAYAYHNKTYGHPSEVGFKDVANAWKAENLDANKLTKYFKSIGAKYLMVLSSHHDHFDNFASTYHPWNSVNVGPHRDIIGEFNKAAKRYHIPYCVSSHDDRYKRWWLPAFGSDKSGPKKGVHYDGYMTKEDGIGKWWEGLDPADLYGVPPEKRTPAWHKKVDQNWLDRHTELVTKYDVDMLWFDGHEFPYDSYGKELCRRFYYNSMKKSGKVNVVVAGKFRNEPATVKDVERGGTNEILRVPWQGTLTFGSWFYKEDKEIRHNTRTVIENMADIISKNGNLLLNVELYPDGTIPPSHKLILDEVGQWIHTNKEAIYASKPWSVYGDNLGSTRMVSKDGGQIGEVNLADLKKNKKKEHFNARTKSSPAYGNDEVRFTTKGDHLYMFVLNPAEGDIEIPSLGFASLKDKEAIRSIKMLGGHKVQFKQKQDKLVLSVPNKRPNNYCAVFRIDGLL
- a CDS encoding DUF5686 and carboxypeptidase regulatory-like domain-containing protein — its product is MNITKILSLLLFIIISFPSFAQEHTLKGKVSGADGKSIPYASIFIKESKTGSSSNADGDFSINIPTGKYHLVFSYMGYRSKEIEITIPTSSILEVTLKEQKVQVKEVRVYSGGEDPAVSIMKNAIVMSSYYKKLVEKYDADVYLRGAIKFDKIPWLIQKMIDSDDESNKVKEGDILSIENMSHVNFSQPNHYEQTVKAVNFVGPKDFMDDTVDPIEFFNMSIYEDANGLISPLSPRAFSYYKFAYLGYFTVGDRNVNKIRITPRNNNKQCFSGEICIFDNTWNVYSVNLKSKQNIGDFRMEQVYNDMGKEAYMPTQNKIYLDISYLGAKLKIDYVSSIKYNSVELNNNLKQPYLLEKYYAQMQAQEDAVAQQKAENEQVSKEQKKLDELLMKEDLSRRDLVRISKLSNKIDRQERAKENGTSDKPSLEVVDNHHIKVDTLASKKGDEFWKQNRSIPLSIEQKTYVAKQDSIQSLALATKSDDDKESKDEEPGVVGRILGSVVHLNIYKSKDDSVQFAFTGVSNTVENFFNPVNGWMLWTGLRYDNDYKRINSKLKVGYGFSSKSWMFSWNGTKEYNWRRRGTFSWDVGSVTRDFKGDDGMNVFVDEVTALFFKDNYRRFYQSDYISLNNQIDITNGLVFKAGLKYESRKQQQNNTDYSFFKKDDPYHSNTPENGDITPDMLADSDASGYTVELSYTPRMFYRLDKKDKRKRHLGSNYPTFTVGFKQNIAIDALDTESKYKHLWGEIKQQVETGYDASFNYTVSGGKLWDVSHFSEFNSFRTQRVPFSITQFDPSNIGFMIPKDYSLNEKEWYFNTFVSYETQYILLKYLPYLNNTLMKESISVNYLKSGLHENYVEVGYSLNNIFLFGSLGVFAGYEKGYNPRYGVKASFKF
- a CDS encoding leucine-rich repeat domain-containing protein, whose protein sequence is MMKKLYTLLLMMSLALSGWAQDRGDLKEDPSGISLGIHSIPQWETERYQYDKGDIHVRGIKLVRYIGSDNREGIKIPSEVPGGTVVAIGSNVFKGVSMSKGPLQLPEGLGVIEDDAFNGCYNFTGSIVIPSSVQIIGKGAFERCTGFDGVLHLGLYHDLKIIGKGAFKNCTGLKEIIDMPLGLTNIGPEAFQDCSGLRGVVNIPGRVKKIEPYTFGYCSALEGVRLAEGVKEIQKSAFLGCSNLSGYLYVPSSITAIGDASFMNCVRLEGITFADFSQTASLGHLAFIGCTSLAKINSLSNKITKIGAGCFARCSQLTKDFVFPNGLKELGYGAFSETEIKNFTFPNGVTDISFFTKEQLVETISHRGDRNHIISTKCYVELLSSGRTFCSTLDNVTFGENVTSIESGMFNQIQNIATITSNNPIVPTIEKACFNKDIYSKSNVVVKDEKAYAAATGWKEFESLKKVVKPDVWQVEAYEYNKGSIHENGVKVVTYNGSFDLSNLVIPDMINGQKVLAIGQNLFASNIELKGAVTLPTTLRVIEDNAFSDCSNISGSISIPASVISIGNGAFTGCSNNNFVIEAGSKLQEIGVKAFHLCSSMTGNLILPQSLTKIGQQAFFACSGLTGNLTIPASVHEIGALSFAYCSSLEGSLTLSEGVEQIKDGAFLECSSLSGTLTIPSTVHQIETGAFMGCFGLTRLEFASLSNLTQIGHMAFASCGQLSGTFDLPNSVAKIGGAAFFGCMNLPVDITLPTGIEALGFGAFEATKLSSVTIPDGVTRLEYIDKSTFEKSLNENILGDFFTQTLVFKNLSAKINTFPMIMDKVIMGSDLNSLDLGLFNNCPNIRKIESRNTTPPAIHNDFFSSQVYRVASLTVPTPKQYATANGWKRFEALKSVLQNSNWETEPYVFDNGTTHEEGLKVTGYSGKQVTDDFTIPNTINGKPVLAIGDLAFSYSSKIKGRLILPNRLRVIEDQVFSSCRNLTGDLTIPATVVSIGLSSFKDCTGLSGQLIFENGSQLKTIKYKAFKGCANMTGSINLPSSLEIIAHEAFQDCIGFTGDLTIPSGVSKLEPYSFGYCTGLNGTLTISEGVEIIQKSAFLGSTNLTGTLHIPASITEIGDVSFLNCKNITALTFAAGSKLTKIGHMSFAGCASISGTLEIPTGVTEIGGGAYSGCSALADEVILPNTLQKLSFGVFHATNITSLTIPDGVKRVEFVDKTVVKYLVDNRGDKGHVTGTNEYNALFNQDSSLPNTLKNVTFGNSVVSIDTGIFDGCTKITAITSANPLPPRIEVALFTSDVYANAKLDVPSKITYAKATGWSEFASLKTVVTPSFAWKTEAYTYDNGSIHEEGLKITGFTGTLPNDGLAIPNQINGKDVLAIGDRAFSESAKRSSGAAVANALKGEVIFPNKLRVIEDFAFDNCIEMTGAINIPSTVASIGAYAFCQCTGINGPLNFGDNSALTLIDDEAFHGCTRLSGSLTIPAGVERVGEFAFSQCKGLNGVLRFASPSKIKTIDNFAFYYCQNIRELIIGDQARLETVGLATFAGCYNMGGFVSFLNHIKVVGPAAFYSCGELRGDLVIPNTIKSIGFAAFASCPYLSDVTFQEGITSIDYKTRAYMINEVDDYGIGFGEKAYKVLKFCVGQKTTFYETMGTLHLPSTLTEVPAEIFDGLWSIDQVICDAVTPPTLYNNSFDMSMVGDILLTVPNRAISDYRAHALWSQFRMGKISTDVNLSTSADVKAYVKDGVIHIDNADDLKRVEAFNILGIKLYEHECNSTTVAIPCKETSLLLIRLTFKDGSVHVLKR
- a CDS encoding sulfatase — encoded protein: MNRKNLILISGLLMFSFGAIAKKKSKRPNILFIMSDDHTSQAIGAYHSRLAPLNPTPTIDRIAEEGIRFENAFCTNSICTPSRACIITGQYSQTNGALDLGSKLPVERQYLPLEMKKLGYQTAIIGKWHLHTKPEAFDYYNVLPGQGRYFDPVLQEKGSNDRVTREEYGKKGYKNEYIEGRIYKGHSSDVITDISLDWLENQRDKSKPFLLLHHFKAPHDLFEFNPKYKDYLEDTFIPEPSSLYYCPDHGSVATRGVNDQLRDTIGTSVGRRNIMRNMGRHMRTDKSLSDLEYKHQAYQEYLKRYLRCVKGVDDNVKRLFDYLEKNDLMDNTIIIYTGDQGFNLGEHDYIDKRWIYEESMRMPFMVRYPKTIKPKTVTDAIINNTDFAPTIIDMAGGKVPSKMQGHSFKSILETGEEPNGWQQETYYRYWMHMAHHCNPAHFGIRTKRYKLILFYGKDYKKRKTGKKGLSAMPKYQTPVAWEFYDLQKDPGEMVNRYDDPKYASVIKDLKVRLKNKRKALNEEDNNYPDLKKIIEDNWNL